The DNA region ATAAATAGGCGCCATCCTGACCGGTAACGCCTGATATAAGGGCTTTCTTCATATAATCTCCTATTGGTTTAACCAATTAATTTTTTAAAATAGGCTATGGTCTCTTTTAGCCCATCTTCAAGGGATACTTTAGGTTTCCAATGCAATTTTTGATCTGCCAGGGTAATATCTGGTTTCCGTTGTTTCGGATCATCTGAAGGCAGGGGTTTATAAATGATCTTGGAACTGCTCCCGGTAAGTAAAATTATTTTTTCAGCAAGTTCAAGCATTGTAAATTCACCGGGATTACCGATATTTACAGGCCCGGTAAAATCCGTTGGTGAATTCATCATCAAAACCATAGCATCTATCAGATCATCCACATAGCAAAAAGACCGGGTTTGTTGACCATCACCATAGATACTAATATCCTCATTCTGTAATGCCTGCATGATAAAATTACTAACAACCCTGCCGTCATTGGGATGCATATTTGGGCCATAGGTATTAAAAATCCGGATAACCTTTATTTCAACTTTATGCTGCCTGTAATAATCAAAGAATAAAGTCTCTGCACAGCGTTTGCCCTCATCATAACATGAGCGTAACCCTATCGGGTTTACATTCCCCCAATAGGATTCAACCTGAGGGTGAACTGCCGGATCTCCGTAAACTTCGCTGGTGGAAGCCTGTAATATACGCGCCCTGGTACGTTTTGCGAGGCCGAGCATATTGATAGCTCCGTGGACACTTGTTTTTGTGGTCTGAACAGGATCGTACTGATAGTGCGGAGGACTTGCAGGACATGCAAGGTTAAATATCTTATCTACCTCAATATAATAAGGGAAAGTGACATCATGCCGGACCAGCTCAAAATAGGGATTATCAATTAAATGGGCGATATTCCGTTTTTGACCGGTAAAAAAATTATCCAGACAAATGACATCATTTTTATCCTTGATAAGCCGGTTGCATAAATGGCTTCCTAAAAACCCGGCTCCGCCAGTTACTAAAGCACGGGGTAATACATAGTAATCATCTCTGTTAGGCATAGTTCTTCCTAATTAAGTATAAATATTTTAGCGCTGCCCATAATTTTTTTCTATCCATTTAAGATATTCACCACTCAGTATGTTTTTTACCCAAGCATCATTAGTCATATACCAGTTTACAGTTTTATTCAAGCCTTCTTCAAAACTGACATCCTGTTTCCACCCAAGATCCCGCTTAATCTTGGAACAATCAATCGCATAACGCCGGTCATGTCCGGGCCGATCTTTTACATAGGTGATTTTTTCTCTGACTTTTACAGGATTTAATTTTGCTTTTTCCGATACCAGATCAATTAATACCTGTAGCAATTTAATATTTTCCCACTCATTTTCACCGCCAATATTATACTTTTCTCCGGTTAAACCATTCTTCATGATAGTCCAGACAGCTTTATTGTGATCCTCGACATATACCCAATCACGAATATTTTTTCCATCTCCATATACAGGCAAAGGCTTTCCTTCCAGTATGTTGAGTATCATAAGGGGAATCAATTTTTCAGGGAATTGATATGGACCATAATTATTGGAACAGTTTGACAAGGTAAGCGGCAGGCCGTAGGTATGGGCATAGGCCATGACAAGATGATCGCTTGCAGCTTTGCTGGCAGAGTAGGGTGACCGGGGATCATAGGGGGTAGTCTCGGTAAAATAACCAGTTTCTCCCAGGGAACCATAAACTTCGTCGGTGCTGATGTGATGAAACAATACATCCTGCCGAAACCCGCCTTCGGGTGTTTTCCAAACATTACGGACAGCATCCAATAAGGTAAAGGTTCCCATCACATTGGTTTTTATAAATGCCTCAGGTCCAAGGATGGATCGATCTACATGGCTTTCTGCAGCAAAATGTACAACCGTATCGATATTATATTTTTTTAAGATTGATTCTACGAATGTCCTGTCGCAGATATCTCCCCGTTCAAAAATATAACGTCCCCCGCCAAATTGTTTCTCAATTTCTTCAAGGCTTGAGATATTTCCTGCATAAGTTAGGAGGTCCAGGTTAATTATACGACCTGTAAAATCAATATTTTGTTCGAGCAAAAAATTGATAAAATTACAACCAATAAATCCTGCGCCACCGGATACCAGAATATTTTTTAGTTTTCGCATATTGTCAAAAATTTCCCCAAACTTGTGTTCCATTCAGGAATTGTTATTCCCAAAGCCGACTTTATCTTACCCTTATCCAGAACCGAATATGATGGCCGGGTTACTTTTGCAGGAAAATCTGCACTGGTGCAGGGTTTTATTTCGCAGTCCTTTGTCAGGATACCCAGTTTCCGGCCTTGAACATAAATTTCCCGGGCAAATTCAAACCAGGTGATATCTCCCTCATTGGTAAAATGATACACTCCAAAGGGCAGCGTTTTGCCGCTGTCTACGGCTATTATCAAATCCGTTATGGTATTAGAGAGATCATTTGCCCAGGTAGGGCTTCCCCGCTGGTCATTGACAACAGAAACCGTACCTCTATCTTTCATGAGGCGAAGCATGGTATGAACAAAATTGTTCCCATATTTCCCGTAAAGCCATGCGGTACGGATAATATAAGATGCTATATTATTTTCAAAAACTTTTGTTTCACCATCGCGTTTGGTAAGGCCGTATATACCGATAGGGTCAGTAGGGTCATCTTCCCGGTAGGGTAGGGTCCCTTTTCCGTTAAAAACATAGTCAGTGGAGATATGCAGCAATTTTGCTCCAATATTTTCTGCGGTCTTAGCGACATTCGCTGGGCCATCGGTATTGAGCCGCCTGCAAAGATCGAAATCGTCTTCAGCCTTATCAACCGCCGTATAGGCCGCACAATTGATGATCCAGGTAAAGGGCGTTTTATCCGCATGCTGCACTACAAAAGAAGAAAGGGAAGCGGGATCAGTAATATCAGTATCCCTGTCTGTACCGATATAGGCTAAACCCCGATGTTCAAAGACAAGGGAAAGCTCTTTTCCCAGCATCCCCCTATTCCCGATTAACCAAATCATAGAAACCTCGGTAATTTTTTATCTTTTTCAGACAGAAGATAGTCCATTCCCAAGTCTGGCCAAGAAATGCCAATCCCAGGATCATCCCAGATGATTCCCGCCTCATCTTCGGGATGATAAAATTCGGTACACTTATAGGCAAAAACTGCAGTATCGCTCAATACTAAAAAACCGTGGGCAAAACCAGGTGAAACATAGAATTGATTTTGTTTTTCGCTATCCAAAACTACCCCATGCCATTCACCCCTGGTTGGAGAGCCTGGCCTAATATCTACCGCAACATCAAAGACTTCGCCTTCAATTACCCGGACTAATTTTCCCTGGGGATACTGTTTTTGAAAGTGTAGTCCCCTAAGAACTCCCTTAAACGACCGGGACTGATTATCCTGTACAAAATTCATAGTTAACCCTGCTTCCCGAAAATCCTTCTGGGAATAGCTTTCAAAGAAGTAACCACGGCTATCTCCAAATACTTTAGGCTGTATTTCATATAAGCCTCCAATAGGGCAGGGGGTAACTGTAATTGACATTAAAGATTCTCCGCAATATATGTTAAGTAAACACCATATTCAGTTTTATAAACAGTAGCAAGTTTCAGTAGTGCATCTTTGGAAATCCATTTATTGTTATAAGCAATTTCTTCAATACAGGATACATACATACCTTGCCGCTTCTGGATAGTCTCTATAAAGTTCGAAGCCTCAAGCAACCCATCATAGGTCCCCGTATCCAGCCAAGCCATCCCCCGGCCAAGAACATCAACAGACAAACGGTGTTGTTCAAGATAAGCGTTATTCACCGCAGTAATTTCTATTTCCCCACGGGCAGATGGTTTAATATTTTTGGCAATATTCACAATATCATTATCATAAAAATATAAACCTGGAACAGCATAATGGGATTTTGGGTTAGGGGGTTTTTCTTCAATGGAAATCGCTTTTCCCTGACCGTCAAATTCAACTACCCCATAGGCGGTAGGATCTTTTACATAATATCCAAATATGGCGCCGCCACCGGATTTTTCCACTTTTAATGCAGCGTTAGAAAGAGTACCGCTGAATCCCCGGCCATAAAAGACATTGTCACCCAAAACCAGAGCACAGGTATCATTGCCTATGAAATCGGCGCCCAGGATAAAGGCATCCGCTAATCCACGAGGACTTTCCTGGACCTTGTATTCAAAACGCATACCAAGCCATTCTCCGGTCCCAAAGAGTTCTTTAAAAAAAGGCAAATCCCTGGGTGTGGAAATAATTAACACTTCCCGAATTCCTGCAAGCATTAAAACCGAAAGAGGATAGTAAATCATCGGCTTATCGTAGAGCGGGAGAATTTGTTTTGAAACGGCTTTTGTTATTGGGTACAGCCGTGTACCGGCGCCTCCTGCGAGTATAATTCCTTTCATAGGCTATTTATTCCTTTAAATCTTTACATATTTTAATAAAAGTTTGAATATCAAAAAAATATTTTTCTACTAATTGTAATTTATCTTCGGGGAAGTCCCACCATTTTATATCAAGTAATTCCTGTATTGTTAATTCATCAAACCTGTATTTAAGTATTTTTATTGGGCATCCTACTGCTATTGCATAGGGAGGAATATCTTTTGAAACAACAGCTCCAGCGCCAATCACTGCACCATCATGAATAATTACCCCATCAAGTACTGTAACATTTGCACCAATAAAAACATCATTACCTATAATTATTCTTTTACGTTCAATTATCTTATTGTATTGAGAAAGAGAAATTATATTAGTTAATTGTGTTGAATAAAACATTGGTGATGTACTAATACCAGCAGTGGGATGAATGCCCCATCCACAAAGAAAATTTGGGCCTATAGAACAATATTTTCCTATTGTAGTTTTACTAATATTAGAATTTTTTTGAATATATGTATATGCCCCAACTTCGACATCATCTGATATTAAATACGGATAGAAATATTTAATATTCCTCTGTTTATCAAAAAATGGTTCTCGTGAACTTATGGCAACCTTAAGTTCGGGGAATAAAAACAAAATGCATTTAATTCTTATTTTTTTTAATATTAGCATTATTTTTTTAAATACTGTTAAGTCTTTATTTTTAAATATATTTAAAACTCTTTTAAATAATTTGTCAAAATAATTCTCTATAAAAAATCCATATTTAGATATTTTTCGAACTAATTTATAATCAACTTTGATAGTTGTTGGATGTCTTATAATATTTAAGTCAAACTTTTTTTGATTAAAAAGCTTTGAATTATTATCAAAAGTATGAGTTGCATCCTGATTAAAACCCATATTTGAAATTAAATTCTTTTTTGGACTTATATATAAACCATTATTATTAAATATTGTATATATCCATTGGTAATCCCATGTATCAATTTCATGAGTGCCCATTTTTTTAAAAATATTCAACCAATATAATTGATCATATTTATTTTTAAATATAGTATTTATTTTTTTATCTCGAATAAAATCATTGAACCCTATTATATCAAAACTGTATTGTTTCCATGCCCTTTTCCAAGTGGCCCAACCCCAGCAATATTGTATTCTGGTAAAAAAATAATCAAACCTGCTATTTATGGATACAAGGGGATTATGACCCGAAATTTGGTATATCCTTTCATCGTTTTTATATTTTTCAAGTAACTCTTCACAGAAAGGGAAGAAACTCAATGAAGGGACGCAATCATCTTCAAGAATAATTCCTTGTTCAACATTATCAAAAAGCCATGTAATTGCACTTGATACAGCCCTGCCGCAACCAAAATTTTTATCTCTAAATAATGTTTTTACATCACATTGCCAATTAACATTATCTAAAACCCATTGCCTAACTTCAGCACAAAGTAATTTCTCGCCTTCAACAGTATGACGTGGTCCATCTGCGGCAACATATAAAAACCTTGGCTTTATTTGTTGTAAGACTGAGAAAACTTGCTTTGTAGTTTCGAGACGTTTAAAAATGATAAATAATATTGGGGTGTTAAACATAAATAGCCATTAATGCTCTTGATAATAAAACAAATTAAAATTAACTATAACCAAACTAGTTTTCCAATTTTATTCAACTCTCGACTTTTTTTTATTTTTCTATATAATTTTATATCAGCATAAATATTCAATATTTCTAATAGTTTTAATCTAACTATAGATTTCAAATATTTTTTAATAATATTCTTTTTATAAGATTGCATTATTTCATCATTTAAAATATTTGAATGTACGACTTTGTTCCAAATATCAGATTGCTGATGTATAAAATTCTTTGTAAACCCTGTTCTACCATCAGTATTATGACATATGGTTGTTTTTGTTGTTATATATGATTTGAATCCATGAAATATTAATCTTTGACTGTAGTTAATATCCTCGCCATAATGAAAAAATATATTTGTATCAAAACCACCAACTGTTTCAATGCATCTACGGCTTATTAACCAGGCAGCTGCATTAACAAATTTTATTTCATAGTAGTTTTTCAAATTATTAAAATATAGATCTGAAATAATTTCATATGAACAATGTTCCCTAATAAAATTTGCAAAACTAGGTTCTAAGTATGCACTTGTACCATTTAAATGAATAGGAGAAAGAATGCCAGCATTAGGAAGAGATGGAAATAAATCTATTAACTCTTTTATAGTGTTGGATTTAACTTGAGCATCCTGATTTAAAAGAAATACATATTCCGTGCCTTTATCCAATGCATATTTTATACCTATGTTATTAGCCTTTGCAAAACCAAGGTTCTGACCAGTTTCAATCACTTCAACCAAAGGATATTCTTTTCGAATTATATTAAGGGTACCATCTGTAGATCCATTATCAACGACCAAAATATTAGGAACAACGGAAGAATTGATTAAACTTTCAAAACAGGTTTTGACCCATTTTATTCCATTAAATGTTACAACAATTGCATATATATTCATTCATATACCTAAAGATTGTTCTTAAAAAAGACTAATAATACTTTTTTTAATTTTTTAATTTTTTTAATTAAAAAATCATTCGCATTATAATAAAATTCATTTCTATCTATTATTTTATCTTCATAACGCTTATATATTTTTTTCACTTTTTTGTCTTTACATATAAAAAAATAGGGGTATTGTGCCCCATTAATCCCAGTTCCATGTTGGTCGCTGTCTATTTTAAAAAATAATATATTCTTATCGTCTTTTATATAGTTATACTGCTCAATATCATCTTTACATTTAATAGGAAAAAAGTATAATATTAATACATGACTATTTTTTAATATTTCTCTGAGATTATAATATTTAGATTTAAAAGCTTTATTCTTATATTTATCTAGTAAAGGATATATGTTGACAATAGGCCATAAATTATATTGGCCTGATACATTTATTATTCTATATGCATTCAGTAATATTCCAATTAATACTGCTGCGTACCCGCCTGCAGAACTGCCAGCTACTATTACTTTAAAGTTTTCGGTTTCTTTTTTTAAATATTCTACCACTTTATCTATGCAATTTAATTTTGAATTTATTCCTGTTACATACCATTGTTTATATATATCTCGAATAAATATTATTTTTGAAAAATTTCTTCTTATTAATTTATTTTTTGCAATATGTTCCCATTCATATCTATCTTGTTTTCTGATTTTATTTGTATATTCTTCATTTGTATTTGGATAATATAAGCCATTACCAGAACAAAGTAACAAACACTTATATGAATGATTGTTTAAATTAATGATTTTGATATTATCAGCCTGATAATCTTCTGCTAATAATTTATTATCATCTGTTAATGTGAATAGCATTAAAGCATACTCTATTTCATTCTAATTTTTATGGATGTTTTTTACAGCTCTAATATATTATTATAAACAGTTATTTTTTC from Treponema primitia ZAS-2 includes:
- the rfbC gene encoding dTDP-4-dehydrorhamnose 3,5-epimerase is translated as MSITVTPCPIGGLYEIQPKVFGDSRGYFFESYSQKDFREAGLTMNFVQDNQSRSFKGVLRGLHFQKQYPQGKLVRVIEGEVFDVAVDIRPGSPTRGEWHGVVLDSEKQNQFYVSPGFAHGFLVLSDTAVFAYKCTEFYHPEDEAGIIWDDPGIGISWPDLGMDYLLSEKDKKLPRFL
- the rfbB gene encoding dTDP-glucose 4,6-dehydratase encodes the protein MEHKFGEIFDNMRKLKNILVSGGAGFIGCNFINFLLEQNIDFTGRIINLDLLTYAGNISSLEEIEKQFGGGRYIFERGDICDRTFVESILKKYNIDTVVHFAAESHVDRSILGPEAFIKTNVMGTFTLLDAVRNVWKTPEGGFRQDVLFHHISTDEVYGSLGETGYFTETTPYDPRSPYSASKAASDHLVMAYAHTYGLPLTLSNCSNNYGPYQFPEKLIPLMILNILEGKPLPVYGDGKNIRDWVYVEDHNKAVWTIMKNGLTGEKYNIGGENEWENIKLLQVLIDLVSEKAKLNPVKVREKITYVKDRPGHDRRYAIDCSKIKRDLGWKQDVSFEEGLNKTVNWYMTNDAWVKNILSGEYLKWIEKNYGQR
- the rfbA gene encoding glucose-1-phosphate thymidylyltransferase RfbA, which gives rise to MKGIILAGGAGTRLYPITKAVSKQILPLYDKPMIYYPLSVLMLAGIREVLIISTPRDLPFFKELFGTGEWLGMRFEYKVQESPRGLADAFILGADFIGNDTCALVLGDNVFYGRGFSGTLSNAALKVEKSGGGAIFGYYVKDPTAYGVVEFDGQGKAISIEEKPPNPKSHYAVPGLYFYDNDIVNIAKNIKPSARGEIEITAVNNAYLEQHRLSVDVLGRGMAWLDTGTYDGLLEASNFIETIQKRQGMYVSCIEEIAYNNKWISKDALLKLATVYKTEYGVYLTYIAENL
- a CDS encoding UDP-glucuronic acid decarboxylase family protein, whose translation is MPNRDDYYVLPRALVTGGAGFLGSHLCNRLIKDKNDVICLDNFFTGQKRNIAHLIDNPYFELVRHDVTFPYYIEVDKIFNLACPASPPHYQYDPVQTTKTSVHGAINMLGLAKRTRARILQASTSEVYGDPAVHPQVESYWGNVNPIGLRSCYDEGKRCAETLFFDYYRQHKVEIKVIRIFNTYGPNMHPNDGRVVSNFIMQALQNEDISIYGDGQQTRSFCYVDDLIDAMVLMMNSPTDFTGPVNIGNPGEFTMLELAEKIILLTGSSSKIIYKPLPSDDPKQRKPDITLADQKLHWKPKVSLEDGLKETIAYFKKLIG
- the rfbD gene encoding dTDP-4-dehydrorhamnose reductase, producing the protein MIWLIGNRGMLGKELSLVFEHRGLAYIGTDRDTDITDPASLSSFVVQHADKTPFTWIINCAAYTAVDKAEDDFDLCRRLNTDGPANVAKTAENIGAKLLHISTDYVFNGKGTLPYREDDPTDPIGIYGLTKRDGETKVFENNIASYIIRTAWLYGKYGNNFVHTMLRLMKDRGTVSVVNDQRGSPTWANDLSNTITDLIIAVDSGKTLPFGVYHFTNEGDITWFEFAREIYVQGRKLGILTKDCEIKPCTSADFPAKVTRPSYSVLDKGKIKSALGITIPEWNTSLGKFLTICEN
- a CDS encoding CatB-related O-acetyltransferase, translating into MFNTPILFIIFKRLETTKQVFSVLQQIKPRFLYVAADGPRHTVEGEKLLCAEVRQWVLDNVNWQCDVKTLFRDKNFGCGRAVSSAITWLFDNVEQGIILEDDCVPSLSFFPFCEELLEKYKNDERIYQISGHNPLVSINSRFDYFFTRIQYCWGWATWKRAWKQYSFDIIGFNDFIRDKKINTIFKNKYDQLYWLNIFKKMGTHEIDTWDYQWIYTIFNNNGLYISPKKNLISNMGFNQDATHTFDNNSKLFNQKKFDLNIIRHPTTIKVDYKLVRKISKYGFFIENYFDKLFKRVLNIFKNKDLTVFKKIMLILKKIRIKCILFLFPELKVAISSREPFFDKQRNIKYFYPYLISDDVEVGAYTYIQKNSNISKTTIGKYCSIGPNFLCGWGIHPTAGISTSPMFYSTQLTNIISLSQYNKIIERKRIIIGNDVFIGANVTVLDGVIIHDGAVIGAGAVVSKDIPPYAIAVGCPIKILKYRFDELTIQELLDIKWWDFPEDKLQLVEKYFFDIQTFIKICKDLKE
- a CDS encoding glycosyltransferase family 2 protein, coding for MNIYAIVVTFNGIKWVKTCFESLINSSVVPNILVVDNGSTDGTLNIIRKEYPLVEVIETGQNLGFAKANNIGIKYALDKGTEYVFLLNQDAQVKSNTIKELIDLFPSLPNAGILSPIHLNGTSAYLEPSFANFIREHCSYEIISDLYFNNLKNYYEIKFVNAAAWLISRRCIETVGGFDTNIFFHYGEDINYSQRLIFHGFKSYITTKTTICHNTDGRTGFTKNFIHQQSDIWNKVVHSNILNDEIMQSYKKNIIKKYLKSIVRLKLLEILNIYADIKLYRKIKKSRELNKIGKLVWL